In Oscillatoria acuminata PCC 6304, a single window of DNA contains:
- a CDS encoding proline--tRNA ligase, whose product MRLSQMLFVTLREDPAEAEIPSHKLLLRAGYIRRIASGVYAYLPLMWRVLKKVSNIVREEMDATGAQECLLPQLQPAELWQESGRWETYTKAEGIMFALTDRQEREMGLGPTHEEVITAIARDMIRSYRQLPLHLYQIQNKFRDEIRPRFGLMRGREFIMKDGYSFHADEASLQETYADMDWAYSNMFRRCGLEFRAVQADSGAIGGAASQEFMILAEAGEDEVLYTEDGKYAANVEKATSLPAEAKSSAFVLYEKRETPNTNTIDKLCQFFKCSPTEIVKNIIYRVVYDNGRMVLVLVSIRGDLEVNEVKLYNELARLAPTYGGNAIIAVDIPSEQVQQQLTLKPLPLGYIGPDLADNYITPAEQLHPEFLRFADRTVVELKNFVTGANETGYHVVGANWGEQFPLSDRLVDLRKSQAGDRAVHDPSQVLKSARGIEVGHIFQLGTKYSQALGATYTNEQGESVPLVMGCYGVGVSRLAQAAVEQSYDKDGIIWPVAIAPYHAIICIPNISDTDQVEVAENLYTELNAVGIETLLDDREERAGVKFKDADLVGIPYRIVTGRSLKVGKVEVVERATKTSHEIAISEVAATLKTWIDEALSSAVK is encoded by the coding sequence ATGCGCCTATCACAAATGCTGTTTGTTACCCTGCGGGAAGATCCGGCAGAAGCGGAAATACCCAGTCATAAACTCCTGTTACGGGCCGGTTATATCCGCCGGATTGCCAGTGGGGTTTATGCTTATCTGCCCTTAATGTGGCGAGTTCTCAAAAAAGTCTCCAACATCGTCCGGGAGGAAATGGATGCCACAGGCGCTCAAGAATGCCTGCTGCCACAACTCCAACCGGCGGAGTTATGGCAAGAGTCAGGACGGTGGGAGACTTACACCAAGGCAGAAGGGATTATGTTTGCCCTCACCGATCGCCAGGAACGAGAAATGGGTCTAGGACCGACTCACGAAGAGGTGATCACGGCGATCGCCCGGGATATGATTCGGTCTTATCGTCAACTTCCCCTCCATTTGTACCAAATTCAAAATAAATTTCGCGATGAAATTCGCCCCCGCTTCGGATTAATGCGCGGACGAGAATTCATTATGAAAGATGGCTATTCTTTCCATGCAGACGAAGCCAGTTTACAGGAAACTTATGCGGATATGGACTGGGCTTATAGCAATATGTTTCGCCGTTGTGGTTTAGAATTTCGTGCGGTTCAAGCCGATTCCGGGGCCATTGGCGGGGCAGCTTCCCAGGAATTTATGATTTTGGCAGAAGCGGGAGAGGATGAAGTTCTTTATACCGAAGATGGCAAATATGCCGCTAACGTGGAAAAAGCTACCTCCTTACCTGCCGAAGCAAAATCCAGTGCTTTTGTTCTCTATGAAAAACGAGAAACTCCTAACACCAATACCATTGATAAACTCTGCCAATTCTTCAAATGTTCCCCCACGGAAATTGTCAAAAACATCATTTACCGAGTTGTCTATGACAATGGGAGAATGGTCTTGGTTTTAGTGAGTATTCGCGGTGATTTAGAAGTCAATGAAGTGAAACTCTATAATGAGTTAGCAAGACTAGCCCCTACTTATGGCGGGAATGCGATTATTGCGGTTGATATTCCCTCGGAACAGGTGCAACAACAATTAACCCTCAAACCTTTACCATTAGGATATATTGGTCCAGATTTAGCGGATAATTATATCACCCCAGCGGAACAGTTACACCCGGAATTTTTACGCTTTGCCGATCGCACCGTGGTGGAGTTAAAGAATTTTGTCACTGGGGCCAATGAGACCGGCTATCATGTCGTAGGTGCCAATTGGGGGGAACAGTTTCCCTTAAGCGATCGCCTCGTCGATTTACGCAAATCCCAAGCGGGCGATCGGGCGGTTCATGACCCGAGTCAAGTCCTAAAAAGTGCCAGAGGGATTGAAGTCGGTCACATCTTCCAACTGGGGACTAAATATTCCCAAGCCTTGGGTGCAACCTATACCAATGAACAAGGAGAGAGTGTCCCATTAGTGATGGGATGTTATGGCGTGGGAGTCTCTCGATTAGCCCAGGCAGCCGTAGAGCAATCCTATGATAAAGATGGCATCATTTGGCCTGTAGCAATTGCTCCTTACCATGCCATTATTTGCATTCCCAATATTTCCGATACTGACCAAGTAGAAGTTGCCGAGAACCTTTACACCGAACTCAATGCTGTCGGCATCGAAACCCTCTTAGATGACCGGGAAGAACGGGCTGGGGTCAAATTTAAAGATGCCGATTTGGTGGGAATTCCCTACCGAATTGTTACGGGTCGGTCTCTCAAAGTCGGTAAAGTAGAAGTAGTCGAACGGGCTACTAAAACCTCCCATGAAATTGCCATCTCTGAAGTTGCGGCTACCTTAAAAACATGGATTGATGAGGCTTTGTCTTCGGCGGTTAAGTAA
- a CDS encoding NfeD family protein — translation MPIYLFCFGIGGLFVLFAAIGGLDGADFGVAFDADLEISDQSQKLAPFKRGNWLRRILIFPFFSLKFWTFGSCFFGLTGLVLNWLRPEMPPDIVAKLAAGMGIFCGSTMVWILRSLGQRHANSLTRSSDLVGLSAMVLLPFNCESKGKVRVNIKGANVEFMAFTDETKSFNKGDQVFIVGLKNNRLWVVSEDSTELLKSR, via the coding sequence ATGCCTATTTATCTTTTTTGTTTCGGTATTGGGGGGCTTTTTGTCCTGTTCGCGGCGATTGGAGGACTCGATGGTGCAGATTTCGGGGTAGCCTTTGATGCGGACCTGGAAATTTCTGATCAGTCTCAAAAGTTGGCCCCCTTCAAACGGGGAAATTGGCTCAGGCGCATCTTGATTTTCCCGTTTTTTAGTCTAAAATTTTGGACGTTCGGGAGTTGTTTTTTTGGATTAACCGGCTTGGTTTTAAATTGGCTGCGCCCGGAAATGCCCCCGGATATCGTGGCAAAACTGGCTGCGGGAATGGGAATTTTTTGTGGCAGTACGATGGTCTGGATACTCAGAAGTCTCGGACAACGCCATGCCAATAGTCTCACCCGTTCTAGCGATTTAGTCGGGCTTTCGGCGATGGTCCTCTTGCCTTTCAATTGTGAAAGCAAAGGCAAGGTTCGGGTAAATATTAAAGGGGCAAATGTCGAATTTATGGCCTTTACGGATGAGACAAAATCTTTTAATAAAGGAGACCAAGTTTTTATTGTCGGCCTTAAAAACAATCGTCTGTGGGTGGTTTCAGAAGACTCCACGGAGTTACTCAAATCCCGATAA
- a CDS encoding flotillin family protein: MQPIVQASVPSRNATDSGVVIAKKPQEESYTVQIAQVNPFPTTPQASTTDRLITVGSTIGLSILGFLIFLWILNKILCICKPNEILILSGLKRKTKEGHELGYRVTRHRTICIPILETVKRMDLTTMPVPVEVKNAYAKGGTPLNIQAIANVKISSNPEIVGNAIERFLDRDRKEIVRVARETLEGNLRGVVATLTPEELNEDRLRFAERITDDVQDDLQRLGLEIDTLKIQSVSDDVDYLSSIGRRQIAAIVRDAEIAESNALAEAEAVEAQTEQESEVAKTLARMAIEEKDNELRKIKAELDQQARSEEERTKAAAKEARARAEQLLQSIRADLERLRLEADEVLPAEAARQAQELRSRGEAAGFEENAKAAAQVNDLFTEIWRETGTDAAEVFLIQQIEMVLREVASITQRVQIERINVIDNGDGKSIASLVNAYPEIVGQFLDRVDRTLGIDVIGTLNRSNGDKAEVSTVERV, encoded by the coding sequence ATGCAACCGATTGTTCAAGCCTCAGTCCCGAGTCGCAATGCCACAGATTCTGGAGTGGTGATCGCCAAAAAACCCCAGGAGGAAAGCTACACTGTCCAAATTGCTCAAGTTAATCCATTCCCGACGACTCCTCAAGCTAGTACGACCGATCGATTAATTACAGTCGGCAGTACCATTGGCTTATCAATTTTGGGGTTTCTGATATTTTTGTGGATTTTAAATAAAATCCTCTGTATCTGTAAACCCAACGAAATTTTAATTTTATCCGGGTTGAAACGGAAAACCAAAGAGGGTCACGAATTAGGATATCGAGTCACCCGCCATCGCACGATTTGTATCCCTATTTTGGAAACCGTTAAGCGCATGGATTTGACCACCATGCCGGTGCCCGTGGAGGTGAAAAATGCTTATGCCAAAGGGGGAACGCCCCTGAATATTCAAGCGATCGCCAATGTCAAAATTTCCAGTAATCCGGAAATTGTCGGCAATGCGATCGAGCGCTTTCTGGACCGCGATCGCAAGGAAATCGTCCGCGTCGCCCGAGAAACTCTAGAAGGCAATTTGCGCGGCGTTGTTGCCACCTTAACCCCAGAAGAACTCAACGAAGATCGCCTGCGCTTTGCCGAACGAATTACCGATGATGTCCAGGATGATTTGCAACGGCTGGGATTAGAAATTGATACCTTAAAAATTCAAAGTGTCTCCGATGATGTAGACTACCTCAGTTCCATCGGACGCCGCCAAATTGCCGCGATCGTCCGGGATGCGGAAATTGCTGAATCCAATGCCTTGGCGGAAGCGGAGGCAGTCGAAGCGCAAACTGAGCAAGAATCTGAAGTCGCCAAAACCCTGGCGCGGATGGCGATCGAGGAAAAAGATAACGAACTGCGGAAAATCAAAGCCGAACTGGATCAACAGGCGCGATCGGAAGAAGAACGGACCAAAGCTGCCGCCAAAGAAGCCCGAGCCCGTGCCGAACAACTGCTACAAAGTATCCGTGCGGACCTGGAACGCCTCCGTTTAGAAGCCGATGAAGTCCTACCCGCAGAAGCAGCAAGACAAGCCCAAGAGTTGCGATCGCGCGGGGAAGCAGCCGGATTCGAGGAAAATGCCAAAGCTGCCGCCCAAGTTAACGACCTCTTTACCGAAATCTGGCGAGAAACCGGCACCGATGCCGCCGAAGTCTTCTTAATCCAACAGATTGAAATGGTCCTACGAGAGGTCGCAAGTATTACCCAGCGTGTACAGATTGAGCGGATCAATGTGATTGACAATGGCGACGGCAAATCGATCGCCAGTTTAGTCAATGCCTACCCCGAAATCGTCGGACAATTCCTCGATCGCGTCGATCGCACCCTCGGCATCGACGTCATCGGCACCCTGAACCGCAGCAATGGAGACAAAGCGGAAGTGTCTACGGTAGAGAGAGTTTAA
- a CDS encoding IS607 family transposase, whose product MARYVKPKEAAQILGVHERTLRRWDENGSIETIRTPAGQRRYNVESYTAFSGSDKRKVVIYARVSSRAQQSDLNRQVAALSNLYPEAEVVSEIGGGLNFKRKKMLALLGQVLSGDVRMVVVAHKDRLARFGFDLFRWLCEQNRCELLVLNETSLSPEREMVEDILAILHCFSSRLYGLRKYKTQVKEDPDLPQPRAK is encoded by the coding sequence ATTGCCAGATATGTCAAGCCCAAGGAAGCGGCCCAAATCCTTGGAGTCCATGAAAGAACACTCCGCAGATGGGACGAAAATGGCTCAATCGAGACCATCAGAACCCCCGCTGGGCAACGACGATACAACGTTGAGTCATATACTGCCTTCTCAGGCAGTGACAAACGCAAAGTCGTTATCTATGCCAGAGTTAGTAGCCGCGCCCAGCAGTCCGACCTCAACCGACAGGTTGCCGCACTGTCCAACCTCTACCCCGAAGCAGAAGTCGTCTCAGAAATCGGAGGCGGGCTCAACTTCAAGCGAAAGAAAATGCTGGCCTTACTGGGACAAGTCTTGTCAGGAGATGTCCGCATGGTTGTCGTTGCCCACAAAGACCGATTGGCCAGATTTGGATTTGACTTGTTTCGATGGCTCTGTGAGCAAAACAGGTGCGAACTCTTGGTTCTCAATGAGACAAGTCTCAGTCCAGAACGAGAAATGGTTGAGGACATTCTCGCCATCCTCCACTGCTTTAGCTCCCGATTATACGGACTGCGTAAATACAAAACTCAGGTCAAAGAAGATCCAGATTTACCCCAGCCCCGAGCTAAATAA
- a CDS encoding RNA-guided endonuclease InsQ/TnpB family protein, which produces MRTFSPSSTALAPDYTDCVNTKLRSKKIQIYPSPELNKVWRKWLAACRYCYNQAIALQKSGKRLSKLKLRNEVMQSDLPAWVKETPCHIRQNAIFDAHLAFSASSDARFRSCRDSSQAIKFNDANFSSGSWYPRLTKGLTFRVSEPIPKTCDQGTQLVFTKGRWFAVFPEPVAFIPTEATGVIALDPGVRTFITGFDGSRFLEFGSGDIGRITRLCQHLDDLMGRIAKEPNRSKRRRMKQAAQRMRTKIRNLVDEAHKQIAHYLTRNYSVIFLPTFETSNMVAKAKRKIRSKTARAMLTWAHYRFKLTLKHQAEITGTTVVDVTEEYTSKTCTHCGHVHSKLGGSKVFRCPECGVTLPRDWNGAFGIFLKALRDTASVTLTGNSAIVALSGNNRKNVA; this is translated from the coding sequence TTGAGGACATTCTCGCCATCCTCCACTGCTTTAGCTCCCGATTATACGGACTGCGTAAATACAAAACTCAGGTCAAAGAAGATCCAGATTTACCCCAGCCCCGAGCTAAATAAAGTCTGGCGCAAATGGCTGGCGGCTTGTCGGTATTGCTACAACCAAGCAATTGCTTTGCAGAAAAGCGGTAAACGACTAAGCAAGCTGAAGTTACGCAACGAAGTGATGCAGAGTGATTTGCCTGCGTGGGTTAAAGAAACGCCTTGTCACATCCGGCAAAATGCAATCTTCGATGCCCATCTGGCTTTTAGCGCCAGTTCTGACGCCAGGTTTAGAAGTTGCCGTGACAGTTCCCAAGCCATTAAGTTTAACGATGCTAATTTCTCTTCAGGGAGTTGGTATCCAAGACTGACGAAAGGATTAACTTTCAGGGTTTCCGAACCTATCCCTAAAACTTGCGACCAAGGAACTCAGTTGGTGTTTACCAAAGGTCGATGGTTTGCGGTTTTCCCTGAACCTGTTGCCTTTATCCCAACGGAAGCCACCGGAGTGATTGCATTAGATCCGGGTGTCCGAACTTTCATAACTGGGTTTGATGGTTCACGATTTTTAGAATTTGGCTCCGGAGATATAGGACGTATTACTCGGCTATGCCAACATTTGGATGATTTGATGGGCCGAATCGCTAAAGAGCCCAATCGCTCAAAGCGACGGAGAATGAAGCAAGCGGCTCAACGAATGAGAACCAAAATCCGGAATTTGGTGGATGAGGCCCACAAACAAATTGCTCATTACTTGACTCGTAACTATAGTGTGATTTTTCTGCCTACCTTCGAGACTTCCAACATGGTTGCCAAGGCCAAGCGGAAAATTAGGTCTAAGACAGCAAGGGCAATGCTAACCTGGGCGCATTATCGATTCAAACTAACCCTGAAACATCAAGCCGAAATAACTGGAACCACCGTTGTGGATGTGACCGAAGAATACACCAGTAAAACCTGTACTCACTGTGGTCATGTTCACTCTAAGCTAGGTGGCTCAAAAGTGTTCCGATGTCCCGAGTGTGGGGTCACTCTACCCAGGGACTGGAACGGTGCTTTTGGAATCTTTCTAAAAGCTTTGCGGGATACCGCCTCTGTTACCTTAACGGGTAATAGTGCTATCGTCGCATTGTCCGGGAACAACCGGAAAAATGTCGCGTAA
- a CDS encoding flotillin family protein → MEVILGLLAILGAAGGAGALVINNLYYICQPSEVLIFAGSARPLDDHRMAGYRLVKGGSSIRLPLLERAYRMDLTNMIIELRVTNAYSKGGIPLKVEGVANIKIAGTEPTIHNAIERLLGKTRKEIEKIAQETLEGNLRGVLASLTPEQINEDKIAFAKSLLEEAEDDLEKLGLVLDNLQIQNISDDVRYLDSIGRKQRAELVRDARIAEARAKAQSLIRAAENDQSTSIKRVASQVEITRAEANRRIQDAKTIRAALVAEAEAEIGSEVARTQADVAVQTERIKQVEQQLQADVVAPAEAQCKRAIAEAKGKASEIIEDGRAQAMGTKRLAESWKAAGPAAREIFLLQKLEPLLKTMVSTVPEVRIQNLTSIDTTNGNTAAKMASFVEQLRASTGVDVAGVVRNFGSGDRTEVQEFSSSNPPKLPDTPILSTAAPVAQKVPGTKTTTQQAVSPVNALYAEVQAFLENLAQGKPSSAVAERAIEQHINFNPKLKKQLQRLKELGGTEAVRAVFDHPSIHVPVGMIEVWIAK, encoded by the coding sequence ATGGAAGTTATTCTAGGATTACTCGCGATTTTAGGTGCAGCCGGTGGTGCCGGTGCACTGGTCATCAACAATTTGTATTACATCTGTCAACCCAGTGAAGTGCTAATTTTTGCCGGGAGTGCACGTCCCCTGGATGATCATCGCATGGCGGGATATCGTTTGGTGAAAGGGGGAAGCAGCATTCGTCTCCCCTTGTTGGAACGCGCCTACCGCATGGATCTCACTAACATGATCATCGAACTGCGGGTGACCAATGCCTACTCTAAAGGTGGCATTCCCCTCAAAGTAGAAGGGGTGGCAAATATAAAAATTGCCGGAACTGAACCGACAATCCACAATGCGATCGAGCGATTACTCGGCAAAACCCGTAAAGAAATCGAAAAAATCGCCCAAGAAACCCTAGAGGGAAACTTGCGCGGCGTCTTAGCTTCCTTAACTCCGGAACAGATTAATGAAGATAAAATCGCCTTTGCCAAAAGTTTATTAGAGGAAGCCGAAGACGATTTAGAAAAGTTAGGCTTAGTTTTGGATAACCTGCAAATCCAAAATATCTCCGATGATGTGCGATACTTGGATTCCATCGGACGGAAACAACGAGCGGAACTGGTCCGGGATGCTCGGATTGCCGAAGCTAGAGCCAAAGCCCAGTCTTTGATTCGCGCCGCCGAAAATGACCAAAGTACCTCGATCAAGCGAGTTGCCAGCCAAGTCGAGATCACTCGCGCCGAAGCCAATCGCCGCATCCAAGATGCGAAGACAATTCGAGCGGCATTAGTGGCGGAAGCGGAAGCGGAAATTGGCTCAGAAGTGGCACGGACTCAGGCGGATGTCGCCGTGCAAACTGAGCGGATTAAGCAAGTGGAGCAACAATTACAAGCGGATGTAGTGGCACCGGCTGAGGCACAATGTAAGCGGGCGATCGCCGAAGCGAAAGGGAAGGCATCGGAAATCATTGAAGACGGCAGAGCTCAAGCAATGGGGACAAAACGCCTTGCCGAATCCTGGAAAGCTGCCGGACCCGCAGCGCGGGAGATTTTCCTATTGCAAAAACTGGAACCGTTGCTCAAAACAATGGTTTCTACTGTACCCGAGGTGAGAATCCAAAATCTGACCTCCATCGATACTACAAACGGCAATACTGCCGCGAAAATGGCATCATTTGTTGAACAGTTGCGCGCAAGTACCGGAGTAGATGTCGCCGGAGTTGTGCGAAATTTCGGGTCGGGTGACAGAACAGAGGTGCAGGAGTTTAGTTCCTCTAATCCTCCTAAGTTGCCTGATACACCCATCCTCTCCACAGCCGCACCCGTCGCACAAAAAGTTCCAGGAACCAAGACAACAACACAACAAGCGGTGAGTCCGGTGAATGCATTGTATGCTGAAGTGCAGGCATTTTTGGAAAACCTCGCCCAAGGAAAACCTTCTTCAGCCGTTGCAGAACGGGCGATCGAGCAACATATTAATTTCAATCCTAAGCTGAAAAAACAGTTACAGCGATTGAAAGAACTCGGAGGAACAGAAGCAGTGCGAGCCGTATTCGACCATCCCAGCATTCATGTTCCAGTCGGAATGATTGAAGTTTGGATTGCCAAGTAA
- a CDS encoding acetoacetate decarboxylase family protein, giving the protein MPYPCAPWTLKGRAVQTLHPIDTRRVRSLVPSDLAIVEIFPGKTVGGVYCAKYGSGSTLLYNELIVVSGLVRHRMQFGAWISHIYVDHPDSVAGGREIWGLPKELAEFTWEKDDRDRVMVRQGDRLLCSLDFSLKTFRFPMPFSFPSFSTLGSNLLLFPGELTSHIGLVDSRLVIPPESPFSMLNLSNPWLTFSCEDLRLVAGAPKVVQERATATPYAPA; this is encoded by the coding sequence ATGCCTTACCCCTGTGCACCTTGGACACTTAAAGGCCGTGCCGTGCAAACTCTCCATCCCATTGATACCCGTCGCGTGCGATCGCTCGTTCCCTCAGATTTAGCGATTGTAGAGATTTTCCCGGGAAAAACTGTGGGTGGGGTTTATTGTGCTAAATATGGGTCAGGGTCAACCTTATTATATAATGAATTAATTGTGGTTTCTGGATTAGTCCGCCACCGGATGCAGTTCGGCGCATGGATTTCTCATATCTATGTGGATCATCCTGATTCGGTGGCTGGGGGGCGAGAAATTTGGGGATTGCCGAAAGAATTAGCTGAATTTACTTGGGAAAAAGACGACCGCGATCGCGTGATGGTTCGCCAAGGCGATCGCCTGCTCTGTAGTCTCGATTTTAGCCTCAAAACATTCCGGTTTCCTATGCCCTTTTCTTTTCCTAGTTTTAGCACCCTGGGTTCTAATTTACTCTTGTTTCCTGGGGAATTAACCTCTCATATTGGGTTAGTTGATAGCCGATTGGTGATTCCTCCGGAGAGTCCTTTTTCGATGTTAAATTTGTCAAACCCTTGGTTGACTTTTTCTTGTGAAGACTTACGATTGGTTGCCGGTGCACCAAAAGTGGTCCAGGAAAGGGCGACTGCCACCCCTTATGCTCCAGCATAA
- the malQ gene encoding 4-alpha-glucanotransferase, with translation MSFPRSSGILLHPTSFPSRFGIGDFGSEAYQFVDFLAESGQQLWQVLPLSPTGYGNSPYMSYSAFAGNPMLICPEHLQQKGLLSEEDLAQVPEFPKGYVDFEKVIQVKMKWLETAYQTFKTNATPEQHQQLENFCDRTAYWIEDYALFMALKEKHHSAAWNSWEPIAVRKHQPEALETVCQELSSRISFYKFLQFEFDQQWQALKQYANEKNVQIVGDIPIYVAHDSADVWANSDLFYVDEETGETSLMAGVPPDYFAPETGQLWGNPVYNWEKLKETEFEWWIERFRTTFDAVNLLRIDHFRGFEAFWAVPKGEKTAKNGQWLKGPGIEFFEVISNKLGKLPIIAEDLGLITPEVDALREYFDFPGMKILQFAFESHPELHFLPHNYKNQNFVVYPGTHDNDTTVGWYQQLPAEAKEKLWRYLDKPQSAEVEIHWELIRLGWSTIANQAITQLQDVLGLGNDARMNAPGKPDGNWSWRYQPEDLSPELRSRLKKLTETYQRLPE, from the coding sequence ATGTCTTTTCCTAGAAGCAGCGGTATTTTACTCCATCCCACCTCCTTTCCCAGTCGATTTGGCATCGGAGACTTCGGGTCTGAAGCGTATCAGTTTGTTGACTTTCTCGCAGAAAGCGGACAACAACTCTGGCAAGTCTTACCCCTCAGTCCCACGGGATATGGCAATTCCCCCTATATGTCCTATTCCGCCTTTGCCGGAAATCCGATGTTGATTTGTCCAGAACATCTGCAACAAAAAGGGTTGCTTTCTGAGGAAGATTTAGCCCAAGTTCCAGAATTTCCGAAGGGTTACGTTGACTTTGAAAAGGTGATTCAGGTCAAGATGAAGTGGCTAGAAACCGCTTATCAAACATTTAAAACCAACGCCACGCCTGAACAGCATCAGCAACTTGAAAACTTTTGCGATCGCACCGCCTATTGGATTGAGGACTATGCCTTATTCATGGCCCTCAAAGAGAAACATCACAGCGCTGCCTGGAACTCCTGGGAACCCATCGCAGTCCGAAAACACCAACCGGAAGCCCTAGAAACCGTCTGTCAAGAACTCAGCAGCCGCATTAGTTTTTATAAATTCTTGCAATTTGAATTTGACCAACAATGGCAAGCCTTAAAACAGTATGCCAACGAAAAAAATGTGCAAATTGTCGGAGATATTCCCATTTATGTCGCCCATGATAGCGCCGATGTCTGGGCCAATTCTGACCTATTTTATGTAGACGAAGAAACCGGAGAAACCTCTCTCATGGCGGGAGTTCCCCCGGATTATTTCGCCCCCGAAACCGGGCAGCTTTGGGGAAATCCGGTTTATAATTGGGAGAAATTAAAAGAGACTGAATTCGAGTGGTGGATTGAACGCTTTAGAACCACCTTTGATGCCGTCAACTTATTGCGAATTGACCATTTCCGAGGATTTGAAGCATTTTGGGCCGTCCCTAAAGGGGAAAAAACTGCCAAAAATGGGCAATGGTTAAAAGGACCAGGAATAGAATTTTTTGAAGTCATTAGCAATAAATTAGGCAAATTACCCATCATTGCCGAAGACTTGGGACTAATTACCCCGGAAGTGGATGCACTGCGAGAGTATTTTGATTTTCCCGGCATGAAAATTTTACAATTTGCCTTTGAGTCTCATCCAGAACTGCATTTTTTGCCTCATAACTACAAGAATCAAAACTTTGTGGTTTATCCAGGAACCCACGACAATGATACCACCGTGGGATGGTATCAACAACTGCCCGCAGAAGCCAAAGAAAAACTTTGGCGGTATTTAGATAAACCGCAATCGGCAGAAGTAGAAATACATTGGGAATTAATTCGCTTAGGATGGAGTACCATCGCGAATCAAGCCATTACGCAACTCCAAGATGTTTTAGGATTAGGCAACGATGCACGCATGAATGCACCGGGTAAACCGGACGGGAATTGGTCCTGGCGTTACCAACCGGAAGATTTATCTCCGGAACTTCGGAGTCGTCTGAAAAAATTAACTGAAACTTATCAACGGCTTCCAGAATAA
- a CDS encoding Uma2 family endonuclease, whose product MTISTAKRFTIQEYHRLTELGFFQEGDRIELIQGEIIQMGTKEIVHSVCNTLLVRELFNLVGRQATLQNQDPLSLPPNSEPEPDIALVKNRADDYLSGHPTPEDVILVIEIADSSLRYDREVKLPLYAKSGIADYWIFNLVNNTLECYSEPYQDNRESFGYRQRRIVLPNEQVSLPGFSDVLLDLAEIFPPQS is encoded by the coding sequence ATGACGATTTCTACGGCTAAACGGTTTACGATTCAGGAATATCACCGACTCACGGAATTGGGCTTTTTCCAGGAGGGCGATCGCATTGAACTGATTCAAGGGGAAATTATCCAAATGGGCACTAAAGAGATAGTCCACTCGGTTTGCAATACTCTCTTAGTCAGAGAGTTGTTCAATTTAGTGGGTCGTCAAGCCACGCTTCAAAATCAAGATCCCCTATCTTTACCACCCAATAGTGAACCAGAACCGGATATTGCACTGGTGAAAAATCGTGCAGATGACTATTTATCGGGACATCCCACCCCAGAGGATGTCATCCTGGTGATTGAAATTGCTGATTCTTCTTTACGTTACGATCGCGAGGTGAAATTGCCGCTGTATGCCAAGTCAGGGATTGCTGACTATTGGATTTTTAATTTAGTGAACAATACCCTGGAATGCTACAGCGAACCCTATCAGGATAATCGGGAAAGTTTTGGCTATCGTCAGCGTCGAATTGTTTTACCCAATGAACAGGTTTCTTTGCCTGGGTTTTCAGATGTATTATTGGATTTGGCGGAAATATTTCCCCCTCAAAGTTAA